A part of Desulfovibrio sp. genomic DNA contains:
- a CDS encoding alcohol dehydrogenase catalytic domain-containing protein yields MKALVYHRSIPRYLLSAFFSKIQRKRFHHLVTPLKLEDVPFVPARPGWVTIRTRLCGICGSDLNLLKGAESMLLEPYASLPMIIGHEVLGTVDAAPADSSLAKGQRVVVEPVLDCACRELPPCRFCAQGEYNLCENFLDGALPPSSVLGFNAKASGGMAEMCSAHPSKVLPVPDGLSDEDAVLVDSMASVMQPILENFPEPGSTVVVWGAGILGQHAVRCLRAMGFEGRLIVIARHSFQADMARAGGADQVLRSPGRQDLAKACGGRFIPTTMGGGNVEGGADMVFDCVASSGTFQEALLALRSRGRYVMIGTASQLNKVDVSSLWFRQLQVTGSASYATATWNGHRVRTYKVCLDLLASGGYPVQGLLTGLFRIDDWKNAFQVSFDKAGNGSMKAAFDLR; encoded by the coding sequence ATGAAAGCGCTTGTTTACCATCGTTCCATCCCGCGCTACCTGCTGTCCGCGTTCTTCAGCAAAATTCAGCGCAAACGGTTCCACCATTTGGTGACACCTCTCAAGCTGGAGGATGTTCCCTTCGTGCCGGCCCGCCCAGGCTGGGTGACGATTCGGACACGGTTGTGCGGTATTTGCGGCTCGGATCTGAATCTCCTCAAGGGGGCCGAGTCCATGCTTTTGGAACCATACGCCTCCCTGCCCATGATCATTGGCCATGAGGTTCTGGGAACCGTGGATGCCGCGCCTGCGGATTCTTCCCTGGCCAAAGGGCAGCGCGTCGTCGTGGAACCCGTTCTGGACTGCGCCTGCCGCGAACTGCCTCCATGCCGGTTCTGCGCCCAAGGCGAATACAACCTCTGTGAGAATTTCCTGGATGGCGCGCTACCGCCCAGTTCCGTACTCGGTTTCAACGCCAAGGCTTCCGGCGGCATGGCCGAAATGTGTTCCGCGCATCCATCAAAGGTGCTGCCCGTTCCGGACGGCTTAAGCGACGAGGACGCGGTGCTCGTGGATTCCATGGCCTCGGTGATGCAGCCAATCCTGGAGAACTTCCCAGAGCCCGGTTCCACAGTGGTGGTCTGGGGTGCGGGAATCCTGGGCCAGCACGCAGTGCGCTGTTTGCGGGCCATGGGATTCGAAGGGCGCCTGATAGTGATAGCCCGCCACTCCTTCCAGGCGGACATGGCCCGGGCCGGCGGCGCTGATCAGGTGCTCCGTTCTCCAGGTCGACAGGATTTGGCCAAAGCCTGCGGGGGGAGATTTATTCCCACCACCATGGGCGGCGGCAACGTGGAAGGCGGAGCGGATATGGTCTTCGACTGCGTGGCTTCCTCTGGAACGTTCCAGGAAGCCCTGCTGGCTCTGCGCTCCAGGGGCCGTTACGTGATGATCGGCACCGCCAGCCAATTGAACAAGGTTGATGTTTCAAGCCTGTGGTTTCGTCAGCTTCAAGTGACCGGTTCGGCCAGCTACGCCACCGCCACGTGGAACGGCCATCGTGTTCGTACCTACAAGGTGTGCCTCGATCTGCTGGCTTCGGGCGGCTACCCCGTGCAAGGGCTTTTGACCGGACTTTTCCGTATAGATGATTGGAAGAACGCCTTTCAGGTCTCTTTCGACAAAGCAGGGAACGGTTCAATGAAAGCCGCTTTCGATCTGCGCTGA